The Camelina sativa cultivar DH55 chromosome 16, Cs, whole genome shotgun sequence sequence CCCATATTATTAATGTTCTTACTCCGTTGAATCTAGAAGCCGTGTAGAGATGACCTTGTGTCTTTTGCCTTTGACATGGGTCTTTAAGTGGTCACCTAGTAGAGGTCCTACTGTCCTACACCTTCATTTCGAATTTTCGATGGTCTCTCTCACCTTCAGGTCGCTTCTCTATAAGTCCTTAGTGGGTAAACCAActaagaagaaggaaaaacaagaaCTTCCCAACATTTTCATCAGAAAAGGCTTTATTCTCTGAGACAAAACTTCATCTAGATTAAAAGAACATGAATGATCCAAATAACCTATGGCTATTTCTAACGTTATTTGTTTCTGCTGCTGGCTACCTCATTGATTTTGTTTCCGAGATTCTAAATTAGCTGCTTCCCATAGTTATTCCCGGGTCAGCAGAAGATTTCAATCTTACAACAAAGTAAACGGGTAAAGGTGCTGACGTGCCGTTATACAGCAAGCCGGGGGGTGTCTATATCACCTTAATCAGCCATGAGCCCCAATGCATACCAGATAATCAAATTGTAGAAAGCAGCAACAAGATTAAATCCTTAAATGTTATTTGATGATTcaaatcaattgtattaaatttaCCCTATACACCACCATATACTTCAAATCGAACTAACTTGTGACAGCAATAGTTTCATGTATTTTGACTATTTCGCCAACAAATAATTAACGATCAATCATAGTATCATACATTGGATAAAAGAGCACACACACTTCCGTGTAATGGTGTGTGTCTTAATCTATTTCCCCAATTGTTTAAGCAAAGCTTCTTCATACTACTCCAAGATGGAGCAAGGCCAATGATGCTTCCACATTGCAATCTCTTCTTTACCATTTAGCTTTCGGACTCCTCCATAGAACCCGTCTTCTTCGTTACCTTCCTCTTTATGATCTCTCATGATCATCGTTCTTCTCCACCTCGAGCCAACTGTGTACTGGTTGAATTCCAACACTGCCATCTCTGTTTTTACCATTCATCAACACTTGGCCATTTAGTACAACATATGAATACAGAAACCCTtatgacacaaaatcaatagAAAATGGCTTATGCCATATGATCAGTGGGGAGGTTAAGGTTAAACCAATATGCAAGTGGACAGAGAGAAATACCAAGACATTATCCTTTTCTCATTGAAATCTACTTTATGTGGTTATGTAATGTGCCAGCAAaaggagaaaaggaagagattTTTTTGGAGTGATAAAGAGGACTAAAAATCATTGTAGTGCCCCACCACCATAAGTACTGTAGATTCCAACGATAAGGACATAAGTAGAGGTTTCAACATCAACTGAAGACATACATTATCAAAATGTCAAGGAAAATTAAGACATatcccatcatcatcatcatttgtcTTTTTGGGACCAATGTTTAACAAGAAAAAGGCATTGCTTGAATTGGATCTCTTCAATGTTCACCCTTTTCAACCAAGTTTTGGGAATTTAATGGACTTTATGAGCAAAGACAATGAGTAAAGTATAGAATATGAAAGCCAATTTTAAAACAACCAACCAAGACTCCATTTTTTAAACcacagaagatgaagatgatgctgAGAAGTGAGAAACTCACCATTAAAATGGCAATGACAATGGTTGAGATCTCCATCACAGGATTCCAAGTGGCCAACAACACCATACCACCATCCTACACAACGACATCACACAAGCTTGTTTCAGAATCAGATTGATGTTCAAACAACAAGCATCACAGGTTGTTATAATATTTACCATATGGGAACTCTTTGTTCCTCCTCCACTGGATCTCGATGTGATCTCCAGGCCTCAACTCTTTTAACGAATCTGACACATGGAGATGATGAGGCGATGCATCAATGGGAGCTGCTCTCAGTCTATCCCATGTTACACCCTTTTCAACCGCAGCTGCTCGTCTACCATGTGGTGGATACCTAAAATCCCATAAATGAAAGCTTTTGAtgagaaataagaaaatttgtttgtgaCAAAATGTGGACATGAGATATTATATACCTGGCTTGGAAAGTATCAGTGTGAGTATCATAGCTGAGCTCAGCATCATAGCAAGACAACATGAAGCCTACATGCCCGTTCTGCTCTTACACCAAATAAGGCTCTCAGTACTTTGATCAAACCCATATAGCATTAGATGGAGCAACtaagtttataaattttaattacctcACGGTTGTAAACTTGAGCTGGGAACCAAAAACGACCTGTTTCAAGGGAGAGGTAACAGCTCATGCTGGAATCAAGTGGCAGAGAAGATGCATATCCCCTCCTTTGGTTATCATCTCGGAAGACGGATGAAAGAGATCGAAACAAAGAGATGATTTTGGCAAAACCAAGACGCCCAGTTTGGTGATGAGGAGAAACAAGATGATCTGTGGAAGAGAGATAACATTGCCACTGTCTGTGAGCAGCAGGGCCAAGGATTTTGCCCCATTTGGCCTTCAAGTGTTTCTCCCAGAGATGATCACTCacacatctctctctcaagGAGCTACAGACCCTCGCCATGCTGCAGAGTTCGGAAGGTGGAAGAAGGTCGAGAATGCAGTCGAGAGCCAGCTCAGGGAGGTCAAGGACAGACATTTGATCAAGCACCGGAGGGGGTAGATCTTGTTTGGTCTGATGTAGGGTGGTCATAAAGGGATTCTTGATGAAGTAGAAGGAGAGCAAGGTTTTGGTTTCAGATGCCCATGGAGGAAGGGATAGAGACTtggcaaagaaaaagaaagaaagacaagtGATGAGAAAGTAGAGAAGCATTTAGacagtattattattttgttgcctttttggatttgttgtttCTGAAGAGAGTATAAATGGAAGAAGAGGATAGATTGATAGCCAATAGGAATTGGAGGATCACCTAACCAACTCATCACACCaaataaataattctttttctctgtctctcttgtTTTGGAACTTGAGATTGAATGAAGTTGCCAAGTTGTTgaaatcaagagagagagagaattggaCCCACAAAAACCCAGATCACAGGAAAGAAAATGCCTTAGAATCAAAGCCTAAATTGAAGGGGGTTACatattaaataacaataaaaagatGAATTATATAGAGAAAGGGTCtacttggtggtggtggtggtggcatTGGGATTTCCAAGGACAGTGGGAGGAGATAGAATATGGATCTGGGCAGACAGAACAAAAGGTTCGTTGAACCTATAATATTAAAAGTATAAGAAAACAACTACTTCCGTATCtctctaaaagattgatgtttagaaacttttacacattttaagaaaacaatgattactgagtttaaatatattttttcctttgactaaaaagatattatttaattttaaaccaataacaattcaaaattttaaatattttcaatgattacttcttgaagtttacaaaacatcaagaaaaaaaaaatatctcaaaacatgAATCTTTATGAGACAAAAGggaatattttcatttataaaaacagaaacaaccaatgaggaagaagaggaaagaggtggaggaggagatcTCTAGTAGTTGTACAATAAACAATATTGTAAAGAAGCAATGATCACAAAAGCAATTGTGGACAACATTATCTCAACCCTTCATGAATTCACCAGGGTGAAATCATATAAACCGAATtagatatgtaaaaaaaaaacacaacacataCAACAAAGTTAACCAGATGGTCAACTCACAACACAAGTCAGAcctcaaaaactcaaaaaaacttGTATAAACAAGGATCAGTAGCCTACAAAAGCACAAACTATAGCCTAAACTGACGATTGAGTactcatcaaacaaaataatcagtGAAAACAACAACTGTGAAAAATCTCATGAGACACAATTCTTTCTTGTAACTGCAGGGagaatcaaactcaaaaaatcactaatttaaGATGAAGCAAGCTATCTCTACCAACTCAAAGCACCAGAACTAGAACCAACTCTACTACTAATACTCGTTCCTCCTACTCGCAATAGTTTAACAATACCAAATATGAAAAAAGGAGCCTAAAAAGGTGTAAACTTTGCAGCCGATGAAGCAAGATCCAATCAAGGGGCAATTGTGATTTAACCTTTGGGGGATGGATGGTCAGAAGAGACTGCGAAGAGGCGGAAAACGTCTACGGCCTCGCCTCCGTGAGGTGCCAGTTCGGCCTTTAGCGCCGCCGTGTGCTTTCGCCATACGAGATTCGCCGATCTGGGTTCGAATCAAATGGATTCGGAGACTCTGAAtttgactcttcttcttccactcgaATTTGTTGTGTTATTTTAGCCATTAATTTTAGCAATTAAAACAAGGTAAAGGTGACAATTATAAGAGTTACGaaattgtgagtttttttttttttttttagtttggtgaGTGGAGGAGTCGCTGTTATTAGAGTAAATTAAACTAGATTATCACGGGCAGTAcaccatttatttttttttgttaattttaatgatttatcATATAATTGATGGTATACCACAATAAcactttttgtttaatacaatattaactaaatcagtttgattcgacatattttatatttgtgttgttaaaatagtaaaataaagatttgacTCATATTGAAgtatcataataataatattttattttttagtattatcaattcaatcatgtaatgttaTATAACCTGTTATTTattataactcgtttgtgttattttgaaaatttaatgtttaaatattcataattttaaactttttattaaatttagatatatcagttataaattgtaaacttcttgaaattctataaattattatatatggtaaatttactatatatgtatgttgaacacacactttttatattaattgagtaatatatgttcgttttaaaaaaattcaaatcacaatatatgcagaaaaatatacatttttattaactttatgtattatatgatgattcactacatttaaattttaaaatcaataaagatgataggagaattttttttttaatatgaaataaatcttctaaatatctatattaattataggatattatatatatggatatttaaaatattttaattctgtttggttataagtatagtagaaaaaattaactatacttgtttgaatatgaatataaacattaattgcattaaatttaaaactttccaaaatgtatttttgagcaaaagttgctgcaaaaatactagtatagatggTTTAGTGAGAGAGTGGACTACACAAACAGTCAAACGCCTCATGAGAATATTTTTATGGATGTAGAATGATTTTGCTAAATCAAAAGACCATTTTCAATCACAGacctttttatataatttcatgGCCTCTCTAGGCTCTTCTAATTCAggtctctctcttttctaattGTCCTAGGCTAGTAGTCTCTAAATCAACTCACAAGGACTCGAAAACCACATCTTCCGGAGGGTTTTAttctatatacttttaaaatttcatgttCATGTACACTAAACAAACACGAAGCTTCGGATctaaataacattatatatttttttttgttcctgcAAGTGAAAATcatgataataataatgagaaatatcAATCATCAAATTGCAAATTTAAAGGGGAANaaaaaatttttaaaaaaaaaaaaaaaaaaaaaaaaaagaggggaatagaaagaaaaaaaaaagaagaagaaagaaaaagaaatcgcCTTTGAAACGTATTTTCAAAAGAGACAAACAAAGTCGAAAGAGAGAGTCATCATCTCAAGAAAGTAAACTGAACAACAACATACGATTGgttctcatagttttttttaatttaaaaaaaaaagttattatgaCTTGGCGTTACGCGTAGCGTAGTAAACCTTTAACGTTTCTCTGTGGAGGGAGGGGTGTCTCATTTGTGTATTCATTACTTCATTGACAACAGTGTCTTCGGTGCTTCATTGTTGATGTTTTCCATATTCTCAACCAGCTGCCTCCAATAGTTTCCAGTGACTTCATCCTCCTGCCcacataaataaaaacacacacacacacacacggaATCTTTAATACATGAACCAAACCATGtatacaaaaactcaaaaacttaaaagatttCAATCTTACAGCAATCAAACGAGCGAAGGTGCGGTCAAACAGCAAGGTAGGAGGGTATCGCCTTAATCCATCACGAACCCTAATCCAATATaccagaagaaaaagaaaaaaaaatcaaattttagttttctttacaAAACCTAATTACCATTttgatttaagattttttttttttttttaaatggaaaagATGAGAAGGTGTAGCAGTGAAACCTGGGTTTCTTAGAGAGCTTGGAGTAGCAACCAACAAGAAGACGGAACAAGGCTGGAGAAGGTCTAGCCATGTAAGAAAGATGGTGGAGCAGCTTCTTAAGGAGTTCATCAATGACAAAAAAACGATCAGCCAAGACGCAGCAGTACTGAAGCCCCTCATCAGTGGACATTATCTTGTGTAGTATGAATACAGCAAGCTGAAGATTAATAAGagtatattaattaaattttttttctttcttctctgattcATTGGTCAAAAACGATCGTGTAGAAGAAGAACCTATCTAAAAAGAAACTCACAGTTTTTGAATCTGTAGAGCCAAACTCAATGGGTTTCACACAGTGACTAACAGCACTTGTGTCCATAAGGAAACGAGTAGCAGCTCCATCTTCAGACTGTAGAGATAtgagatttaattttaaaagcaaTTTTTTCACAATAACTGAGATGTTGTAAGAGAATTATGTATGTACCGCCTTGATCATATGAGCAATGACACCCAATGCTCCAAGCCTCATGTGTTCATAAGGCTTATCGGTGACACCAATGTCCATCAAAGAATAGAAGTAGTTTGGCATCTTAGCTGCAAacaaaccaacatatatatatatatatgcaaggaAATTTCAAAGACAATGTAACATGATATAACATTGATCATATAGCAAATGTGAAGAGAAATTGCACTAAAGGAGATCAAAGGCTTACCCTTAAGAAAGTGGCCTTTTGTATCTGGGTGATAAGCCATGCTCTTTAACAGGAACAACGATGATAACATCATAGAGACACTTAAGGATTAAGcatttatcaaagaaaatatatacattttttttttaagtataagaaacaagaaaaaagtgcGAGGACCAAAACAAAACCTGGAACAAAAGCAACACATCGTACACTCGATGTGGATTCAGATTTGGGGAAAATGGAAGTGAGATGTGTCCTACAATGTGTCTGTAGACTtcaataattttctgtatagaCGGGATGAAATTTAAAGTGAGTGTCACAAATAGAGACaagttttacaacaaaaaaaaaaaagatggcaagattttgaaaatttctgttttaaaaagTCATATCAAATCAGCATTTAGTCATCTGTGAAACCAAAGTAGTGTCGGTACTTTACCTGCAACATAATGTATGCAGTACCAGGAGATTCCCACAACAGACGCGGTAAGAAATCAAAATTGTTCCTTTGCTGCCATTGGAGAAAAAGATAGGGATAATATGAGTTGTTAACATtccaaaatgtttaaaatggTCCTCGACTACcaattgtatataaaattttgtaacatTATACAATTCAAATTTTGAGTGAATTTATCCTCAACCTATGGACCAACAAAGGCATAGTCGTCACATGTTGCATATCTAATGAAATACTAAAGAATAATCTTGAAAACATATAAGATTAAAATTTCgaaaaccaaatttaaaattttttggttttctaaatttatgaaattttagttttccATATATGCGAGTCGTACCAAGATATATCTCTATACTTGCATTGGGCTACAACTATGACTAGCTATCAGTTCAAGCTTCCGCATGTATAGAAAAGAATCTGCAAAGCATTGATTTGTAGAGAAATTTAAAATGCATAGTTGGCAATGccacaaaagtaaatcaaaattaCTAGACAATGTAATTCTTGACCACATACACCGTTATCGGACACGCTATAGTTCTAGACCACACACATTCTTACCTATCGGGATACGAGatggaaatcaaagaatatTGAACACAAGAACAAGATCTaagcttaaaattttataacctAAAGGAGATAACATCATGAAATGATGATATGAAAGACTGTCAGATCTTTTGAACCTGGAAAAATGCCAAAGACGACAAGCGATATAATGCTGAAAATCGTCAAACCGATACAAACAAAGAGgaataacaattaaatatttcatatgATCAGAAAAATCTCAAGATCTTGTAAACCTCAAAATTGCAAAAACCGACACAACGAGATAATGACGATAATCGACAAATTATCGACAAacgaatataaacaaaaagagagaatgacAAATGATTATTCCTCATAGGCTCCAAGATTATGATTATCCACAAAGAAGTGCAAAATTGACTCACAAAACAAGAACATCCATCTCTCAATCAATCAGATCTATGATagatacaaacaaaatctaacATTTGACGGCAAAAATGAGAATATTAAAGATTGTGTCATACTTCTccaatcatttgttttttacgATCTActaggaacaaaaaaataagaaaagctaTAGGAATAAAATCGTTAACCTagcaacaagaaacaaacaaacggAGATGTCAAGATGATCCCTAATCCGAAAGAAACACTTCTTTATCGGATACTAATCAGTTCATCAGACTCAAATAACCTAAAGCATGTTGAGTCAAACAAAGATAGATGATAGATCAAACTAAAAATCATGTTATATTagagaatcgaagaagaagaagagtgttttTGCACTTACGTAGGCGAGATTGTGCAAGGCAAAATCAGACTCGAATGAGTTCGGTTTGTGAAGATCATAGACCCACTGGAAAATCATCTGTACGGTCGGGTTAGGAACGATGGTGAGACCCGGTAAAGGAGGAGGAGCTGAGGACGAAGAAGCATACGAGGAAGAAGCGTATGAGTTGGGAGAAGTCAACTTGAGTTTATTGTAATCCTCATACAAATGGTCTGGTAGATTCACCATTTTTCACGGCGAGGATTGGCCGGAGAAATCTCCGtagtttcttctttatttttggttttttccttctctctgAAAATGTATTCAGCTTCTTTAGAGAGAGATGAGTGTATTATGGCAGCTCATAAGTGGAGGAGAAAGGAGTTATAAACCAAGGTAATGCACGCATGGcttttaaatacaaaaagaccaaattacccttttggacttatttttgttaaagttaaattatataaaagctAGTATTAATTGttaatgagaaaaaataataatacttccAAAGAAAGTCTACATAGAaagaaaactttttatttaatttgttttgtttgatttggattaaatattattattaatttttgtaagaaaatctGAAAATCTGTATTTGACCAGAGTGTTTAAGTTTATCTTATCCACGTGACAAGTGTAAGATGGCCAATTGTGAAGTATATTACAGTGAGCTAAACTTTATCTATCTTATAATTATGGTCTTGGTTTGGACCCAGTAacattgttgttttctttgtaattatgttttatttattttatgagtGAACATTATTCACTATTATTAGTATATTCATGTGTTTGGTCggaaaatgtatattattatattataagtcaaaattttgatatatatattaaagcaaatctgaaaaatatattcataaactAAAGTACTAATAACTaaggtgttaaaaaaaaaactaaagttctaattagtcaaatacataaATTTGTTGAGAAAAATGGTCTACTATTTACAGAAtgatttatatactttttattgtCAATAAGATACCACTGAATGATTTTTAGtaagaaattagaaaattttgattattattttttttttgacctagcattaattagcatataataggaaagttaggaccaaaaaatatatgttttggttttttgcaTCATCTATCCAGTCGATAATTTGTTTACAACAAAACAATGACATGCATAGagtgtcaaaaaaaaacttcaaaatgcACACGAAAAGTTTTGCTGTTCAGGAGACTGCACACACAAAATGAAAGGAACCATAGTAACAATATGCTTAAAAAAGATATGCAGTCATGCAGATCTGCCAAATATAGATATCTAAATATTGCttttttataacataaatataaccAGATAGTGTTTTCTAAGGATCTgctatttacaaatattttgctAGAGAAAAATTCTAGAACGGATGGAATGGCTAAATTGCCTAGCACTGGAAGTCTGGAATTGCTGGCAGGCATATAAGAATGATGTACGTATGACTTATAGTCTCCTCCTTTTCCTCAGATTTTGCAACCCCATATGTTTAAAATTTCAGAAAGTGATTGCCATTTCGACAATGATATTTGTCagagtaacttttttttcttcttgtaattCAACGTTAGTTTGGGGGACGTTATAttataatgaagaagaaaactacTTGCATAAATAGCTTATAAGTTGAGACAATGTCATGATAAACTTAACGTTGTGTGCATAACAAACCCATATCAGTATACTAGCTTTCccaaagagaaaacaacaaacaaaactgcTAAAAAGGCAGCTTTATAAAGAGTAGACGAAGGGATACCATATTTTCCCTTCTCAAACATGCCCTTTAAAAATGGAAGGAACAAAATTACTACCAAAACACATCCACAAACTTCTGCCAAACCGGAACTACCTCCTCTGTGGCTACGACTCAATTGTTGTAGGAGACCCACCGAACAACCGACTAGAGCAGTAAGATTCACTAACACAATAAATGTGCCCGGTAGAAAATAGAGAGAaccatcaaattcaaatttacccGAATCTTGGTTTGGACAATCATCTGATGACCTTGACTTGGGCATAGTCTTTGTAGTGACAACGAAGACGGTTTCCGAAATTCCAAGAAACTTGAGTATGATATCAGGGATGCTAAATAACCAACTACAAGTGGTTTTTATCCTCCCACATGATTGGGAGACAAACCACGATTGTACGGAAAACCCAAGGCTCATAAATTCCCATAGAGTGTAAAGGCAATGTATCCCCACAAGCGTGATGATTATACCTAAATAAACTCCCTAgagccacaaacaacaacaggcaacaaaaaaaaaacagtgcaTTTGTCAATAAAGAagctattatatatatgatatgagtataaatataacaataaagAAATTTTTACTTAGTAACaaacgaaaaccctagaaattaaACGAGAACTTGATTAGTTATATGATGAGTTTAAATATACCAATAAAGAaactattatttaaattttgagatAGATCGTTTCAAGTGATCTAATGGTGTATGCTAATAATTTTGTTATCCCCTTTTTCATTACCCAAATTCAACTTTTGCTAATGAGGGAGAAAGAGAGTCACCTTGGGAAATAAGGCAGAGTTGTGGAGTAGACAATAGGCAGGCAATAGACAATACAAGAGCTCGGGGATTGACCTTAGACCCCAAGTGAAAGCGTAAAGATAAGCCAAGCTTTGTCGGAATCTTAGTTTTCCAAAAAACACTCCGATCAATGGACTCCGTTTGCTAAAAAGGATTTCGAGCATTCCTGCCGCCCATCGCCGCTGCTGGAGCATTGCCTCTGGTCCTCCCGATGGCATAGCCCCAAGAAAAGCTGGTGGATCCGGAGAAATAAATGAGCTAGTCCACCCTCTCGAATGGATTCCTAAACTTGTATGCACATCTTCCGTTGTTGAGCCGTATAACCAACCGATCTGCACAATTCATATAGAGCAAACGTATTACATTATTAATGGGGTTGGAGTGAATTTACGAAGAGCTAAGAATT is a genomic window containing:
- the LOC104749604 gene encoding F-box protein At2g32560 — translated: MLLYFLITCLSFFFFAKSLSLPPWASETKTLLSFYFIKNPFMTTLHQTKQDLPPPVLDQMSVLDLPELALDCILDLLPPSELCSMARVCSSLRERCVSDHLWEKHLKAKWGKILGPAAHRQWQCYLSSTDHLVSPHHQTGRLGFAKIISLFRSLSSVFRDDNQRRGYASSLPLDSSMSCYLSLETGRFWFPAQVYNRENGHVGFMLSCYDAELSYDTHTDTFQARYPPHGRRAAAVEKGVTWDRLRAAPIDASPHHLHVSDSLKELRPGDHIEIQWRRNKEFPYGWWYGVVGHLESCDGDLNHCHCHFNEMAVLEFNQYTVGSRWRRTMIMRDHKEEGNEEDGFYGGVRKLNGKEEIAMWKHHWPCSILE
- the LOC104749605 gene encoding cell differentiation protein RCD1 homolog, with translation MVNLPDHLYEDYNKLKLTSPNSYASSSYASSSSAPPPLPGLTIVPNPTVQMIFQWVYDLHKPNSFESDFALHNLAYQRNNFDFLPRLLWESPGTAYIMLQKIIEVYRHIVGHISLPFSPNLNPHRVYDVLLLFQSMAYHPDTKGHFLKAKMPNYFYSLMDIGVTDKPYEHMRLGALGVIAHMIKASEDGAATRFLMDTSAVSHCVKPIEFGSTDSKTLAVFILHKIMSTDEGLQYCCVLADRFFVIDELLKKLLHHLSYMARPSPALFRLLVGCYSKLSKKPRVRDGLRRYPPTLLFDRTFARLIAEDEVTGNYWRQLVENMENINNEAPKTLLSMK